A segment of the Terriglobales bacterium genome:
GTCGGCCGCCCCTTCCTGCGCTTGCTCAGCAGGTCCGCCTCGCTGGTGCTGCTGGCCTTCGGTGCGCAGCAGCTGCGGGAAGCGAACGTCCATTCGCCGGAAGAGCTGAAGCTGATGGTCACCGCCAGCCGCCGCCTGGGCATGCTGCCCGAGATCCAGGAAGACATGGTCCATCGCTCCCTCGAACTGGGCAACATCACGGTGCGCGAGATCATGGTGCCGCGCCCGCAGATCTTCTCCTTGTCGGCCGAGATGCCGGTGGAGGAGGCGGTGCCGCGCGTGGTCGAGCAGCAGTATTCGCGCATCCCGGTCTTCGACCCGCAGCAGGGTCCGGAGCAGATCGTGGGCGTCCTCTATTCCAAGGACCTGATGCGGCTGATGTACGCGTCCATGAACGCGGGGGGCCTGCCGGCGGTGTTGCGCGGCTCCACTCGCCTGCGCCACATCATGCGCGACGTGCTGGTGGTGCCTGAGACCAAGGCCATCTCCGACCTGCTGGTGGATTTCAAGAAACATCGCCGCCACCTGGCGGTGGTGGTGGACGAGTTCGGCTCCACCGCCGGCGTGGTCTCGGTCGAGGACGTGCTGGAGCAGATCGTGGGCGAGATGGAGGACGAGTTCGATGCCCAGCGCGAAGCGCCCGCCCGCATCGGCAAGGCGCCGGTGGTGCTGGACGGCACGTCCAATATCCGCGACCTCGACCTGCAGTACGACCTGGAGCTGCCCCGCGACCAGGGCTTCGAGACCCTGGGCGGCTTCGTGCTGGCGCAATTGCAGAGGATCCCGCAGGGTGGGGAGCACTTCGATTACCAGGGCCGCCGCTTCACCGTGCTCAGCATGGAAGGCCGCCGGGTGGGCGCGGTCAAGGTCGAGCCGGCACAGGCCACTACCGCCACCGACAAGCGGGCCAGCTGACGACGGATGCTCCGCTATCTGCTAACCCGGCTGCTGTACACCCTGCCGGTGATCTGGCTGGTGGTCTCAGTGGTCTTCCTCCTGATCCACCTGGTGCCCGGCGACCCCGTCCAGCAGATGCTGGGCGAGGGCGCGGCCAGCGCCGACATCGCCGCCGCCCGCCACGCCTACGGCCTCGACGTCCCCATCGGCAAGCAATACCTGAATTACTGGAAAGGCGTGCTGAGCGGGAATCTTGGCCAGTCCATCCGCTTCAACCAGAATGTCGCGACGCTGATCCGCCAGCGCTATCCCTTCACCCTGCGCCTGACCATCGCCTCGCTGCTGGTGGCGCTGGTCCTGTCCATCCCCGCGGGAGTGCATTCGGCGCGCCACCGCAATCGCTGGGGCGACCGCTTGCTCAGCTTCGTCAGCCTGCTCGGCCTTTCGTTCCCCAACTTCGCGCTGGGGCCGGTGCTGATCCTGTTCTTCGCCATCTACCTGGGGCTGCTGCCGGTCTCGGGCGCCGGCACCTGGCTCCACCTGGTCCTGCCGGCGATCACCATGGGAGCCGCGCTGGCCGCCATCCTCACCCGCATGGTGCGCACCTCGATGCTCGAGGAACTCGGCCAGGACTACGTCCGCACCGCCCGCGCCAAGGGCCTGCCGGAGCGCAGCGTGGTCTATCGCCACGCCTTGCGCAATGCCATGGTCCCGGTGCTGACCGTCGTCGGGTTGCAGTTCGGCGCCCTGCTGGCCGGCGCCATCGTCACCGAAACCATATTCTCCTGGCCCGGGATCGGACGCCTGACCATCACCGCCATCGCCAACCGCGATTACTACCTGGTGCAGGGCTGCATCCTGGCCATCGGATTGACCTATGTGGCGGTGAACTTCCTGACCGACCTGCTGTATTCGGTGGTGAATCCGAGGATCCGCCAATGAGCGACGCGACCGGCTGGCAAGCGGCAGCGGACAACTGGCACCGCGCGCAGCGCGCCGCGCGCCACAACCCGCTGGCCACGGCCGGCGTCGTGCTCGTCCTGGTGTTCGTGGCCTGCGCCCTGTTTGCTCCCTGGCTGGCGCCACAGGACCCGGCGTCTATCGACCTGCCCGCGCGCCTTCAGCGCAGCTCCCATGCCCACTGGTTCGGGACCGACGAGCTGGGCCGCGACATCCTCTCCCGCGTCATCTACGGCGCCCGCATTTCCATGCTGGTGGGCTCCTGCGTGGTGGCCGCCTCGCTGGGCATCGGGCTCGTGGTCGGCTCCATCGCCGGTTATTACGGAGGACGCGTGGACCGCCTGGTCAATGTGGTGGTGATGAACGCTTTCCTCTCCTTCCCCGGCATCCTGCTGGCCATCGCCTTCGTGGCCTTCCTCGGGCCGGGCATCTTCAATCTGATCTTGGCGCTCTCCATCGGCGGCTGGGTGGGCTACGCCCGGCTGGTGCGCGCCCAGGTGCTGGCGGTCAAGGAGCGGGAATTCGTGGAGGCGGCGCGCGCCCTGGGCGCCGGCGACCTGCGCATCATCGTGCGCCACATCCTGCCCAACATCATCCAGCCGGTGATCGTGCAGGCGGCCATCGGCATGGCGGGCGCGGTGCTGGCCGAAGCCACCATGAGCTTCCTCGGCCTGGGCGTGCCGCCGCCCACCGCCAGTTGGGGCTCCATGCTCAACGACGGCCGCTCCCACCTCTTCGATGCTCCCCACCTCGTCCTGTTTCCCGCCGGGGCGGTGATGCTGGCGGTGCTGTCGTTCAATTTTATCGGTGACGCGCTTCGGGACCTGATGGATCCCAGGTCCCGCATCGAAGCGGGGTTGTAGGAGTCAGCAGTCAGGAGTCAGCAGCGTCCGGCCTCCGCTGACTCCCGACTCCTGACTCCTTGGTGCAGTACCTTGGTAACGTTGTCTGGTTTTCGCCAATACCGCAACATTCGTGAGATCCACCGGGTTCACACTCTCAACCAGTCGGAATACCAGAACTGGCAGAATATCCGAGGAGCAGGGAGACAGCTATGGATTGGAAACGTGCAGTCGCTTGCCTGGCAGTAATGGGCGCGCTCAGCCTTCCGGCCGGGGCGCAGAGCGCCACCACCGCCGGCACCAAGACGCCGCGCATCAACCAGCGGCAGAAGAACCAGCAGAAGCGCATGAAGCAGGGGGTGCAGAGCGGTGAGCTGACCAAGCACGAAACCCGCCACCTGGAGCGCGAGCAGAAGAAGATCCAGCAGGACAAGGTCGCCGCCAAGTCGGACGGCACGGTCACGCCGCAGGAGAGGGCCAAGCTGACGCGCGAGCAGAACCGGGCCTCGCGCGACATCTACCACCAGAAGCACGACACCCAGACCCAGACCTCCACCCAGTCCAAATAGGCAGCAGGCGTTTCTCGCAGCCCCGCTCGAGCGGGGCTTTTTCTTTGCTGTGCGGCGGCCGATTTCCACAGGAAGCCCTAATCCCGAGAAAACAAGGGCCTTATTTTCCTTGACAAATTGCAAATTGCAATATTAATATTGCAAATCGCAATATGAAGCTGGGCGAGAAAATCCGTTACCTGCGGGCGGTGGAGGGCACGCTGCGCGGCCTGGACCGGGAGATGACCCAGCAGGAAGTGGTCCGGGCCATCAAGAAGGAGCTCAAGGCCAGCCTCAGCCAGTCCTACCTCTCGCAGATCGAGAGCGGGGCGCGTCCCCACCTGACCAATAAGACGCGCCTGCTGTTGGCGAAGTTCTTCAAGGTGCATCCGGGCTACCTGGTGGAGGACCCGGAGGGCTACCACTCGGAGCTGATCTCCGAGCTGCGCACCGTGGAGGACACGCTCGACCTGTGGCTGGTCAGCGGGGCGGAGCGTTTCCGGCGCGATCCCGAGGTCAGCCAGGCGCTGCTGGAGATCGCCAAGCACCACGATTCGCGGCGCTGCCTGTTGCTGATGAAAGAGATCCTGGAGAACCCCGGGCTGGCCGAGCGCTTGCTCGACGTGCTGCGCCCCGAACTCAAGGCCGCGGCGAAAGGGGAGTGAGTGTTATGACCTGGGCGAACTTCTATCTGATCTGCTTCATCGTCGGATTCACGCTCAGCCTGCTGTCGTTTCTGGCGGGGGCGCTGAACCTGCATGTGCCGGGGATGGGGCATCACCATTTCCATGTCCACATGCCGCACTTCGAGCACGGGCACCTGCACCTGCCGCACATCCATTTCAGCACCCATGCGCACGCTCCGGTGGGAGCGCACGCCGAGGGGGGCGGGATCTCGCCGTTCAACTTCTCCAGCCTGATGGCCTTCCTGGCCTGGTTCGGCGGGGCCGGCTACCTGCTGACTACGGTGTGGCACGTGTGGGCGGTGATGGCCCTAGGGCTGGCGCTGATGTCGGGCGTGACCGGGAGCATGGTGGTCTTCCTGTTCCTGGCCAAAGTGCTGATGCGGGTGGACCACACCATGGTGGAGTCGGATTACGACCCCATCGGCCTGCTGGCGCAGGTGACCAGCGGGATCCGGGCAGGCGGAACGGGGGAGATCGTCTACACGCTGGAGGGAACGCGCCAGGTAGGCGGGGCGCGCAGCGAGGACGGGACGGCGATCGAGAAGGGGACGGAGGTCGTCATCACGGCCTACGCCAACGGGATTGCGTCGGTGCGCCGCTGGGACGAGATGGCGCGCGACGCCGGGGTCACGAGCACGGGAAGCACGCAGCAGTGAGTTCTGATACTGAGGAGGCGTTATGCAGGTTGCAATGAGTGTATGGGTGATCGCCGGGCTATCGGTGGCGGCGGTGATCTTCCTGATGACCGTATTGACGCGGTTGTACCGCATCGTAGGCCCGAACCGGGCGCTGGTGGTGACCGGCTTCCGGCGGACGCGGATCATCAGCGGCGGCGGCACCATCGTGTGGCCGCTGGTGGAGCAGGCGCAGGACCTGTCGCTGGAGCTGATGTCGTTCGACGTGGCGCCGCAGCAGGACTTCTATACCAAGCAGGGCGTGGCGGTGATCGTGGAAGCGGTGGCGCAGATCAAGATCAAGTCGGACCCGCTCTCCATCCGCACCGCGGCGGAGCAGTTCCTGACCAAGACCCCGCCGCAGCGCGAGGGCCTGATCCGGCTGGTGATGGAAGGCCACCTGCGCGGCATCATCGGGCAGCTCACGGTGGAAGAGATCGTGAAGCAGCCGGAGATGGTGGCCGACCGCATGCGCGCCACCTGCGCGGACGACATGAACAAGATGGGCCTGGCGGTGGTGTCGTTCACCATCAAGGAAGTGCGGGACAAGAACGAATACATCACCAACATGGGCCGGCCGGACGTGGCCCGCATCAAGCGCGACGCCGACGTGGCCACCGCCGAAGCCGAGCGTGACACCGCCATCAAGCGCGCAGTGGCCACTCGGGAAGCCGCGGTCGCCAGGGCCCAGGCCGACCAGGAGCGGGTGCTGGCGGAGACGCTGTCGCAGGCCAAGCAAGCGGAAGCCACCCGTGACCTCGAGGTCAAGAAGGCGCAGTACCTGGAGATCACCAAACGCCAGCAGGCGCAGGCCGACAAGTCTTACGAGATCCAGACCCAGGTCATGCAGCAGCAGCTCACCGCCGAGCAGGTGAAGGTGCAGCAGATCGAGAAGGAGCAGCAGGTCAAGGTGCAGGAGGCCGAGATCCTGCGCCGCGAGAAAGAGCTCATCGCCACCGTGCTCAAGCAGGCGGAGATCGAGAAGCAGCGCATCATGACCCTGGCCGAAGCCGAGCGCCAGCGCCTCACGACCGAGGCGGAAGGCAGGGCGGCGTCTATCCGCCAGCAGGGCGAGGCGGAGGCCGACATCATCTTCAAGAAGGGTGATGCCGAAGCCAGGGCCATGAACGTCAAGGCCGAGGCCTTCCAGGAGTACAACCAGGCCGCGGTGGTGGACAAGCTGCTCACCGGCCTGCCGGATGTGGTGCGCGCGTTGTCGGAGCCGCTGTCGAAGGTGGACAAGATCACCATCGTGTCCACCGGCAACGGTTCCAGCGCCGGTGCGCACAAGATCACCGGCGACGTGACTCAGATGGCGGCGCAGGTGCCGGCGCTGTTCGAGGCGCTGAGCGGCATGAAGTTGGGCGAGCTGATGGGGAAAGTGCGCCAAATCGGAGAGAAGGCCCCGAAGCCGGACGACGACAAGCCGGCCCAGGCCAAAGGCGCAGGGAAGTAGTGGTTGCGCAGGGCCGGGCGTCTCCGCCCGGCCTCAGCGAAGGAGGGATTGTGGCGAACAAGAGCAAGCAGATGTTGGGAGTGGGGATCGCGGTAGGCGCGGGCATCGGCGCAGCGCTGGGGTCGGCCACCGGAAGCGTGGGGGTATGGCTGCCCATCGGCATGGTGCTGGGGTTGGTGATCTTCTACGAGATCGGCCGGCGCCGAGATCGGAGCGGAGCATGAGAGCCAACGGGCAAGTCGCAGGCGTCGTGATCGGCCTGGCGGTCGCGCTCTGTGGTGCAGCAGGCCTGCTGACCGGGACCATCCCGCGGTTCTTCAGCGGGCTGATCGTGATCGTCGCCATCGGGATCATCGTGGGCACGCGGAGAGCATTCCGCCCGAGCGCCGGAGACTGAGGCAGCGGAGAGAGAAACATGAAACGGAATCACAAGAACGCGAGCGTGGTGGCGGCCCTGGTGATCGGCGCCGGCGCCGCCCTCGCCCTGACCAGCGCCTCCATCGCGATGTGGCTGGCCGCCGGAGCGGTGGTCGGCCTGGTGCTGGCTGCGGCGATGAACAACCTGGTCACCGAAAGCAGCAAGGACCGGAATCACGAAAACGAAAAGCTGGCGAGCTGACACAACACGCCAGGAGTCTCAGGAAGGAGTTGTCATCATGGCATTACTGGAGCGAGTCTCAACCCTGGTTCGCGCAAACCTCAACGACCTGATCGACAAGGCCGAGGACCCGGAGAAAATGATCAAGCAGGTCATCCTCGACATGCAGAACCAGCTTCTCCAGGTGAAGACGCAGGTGGCCATCTCCATCGCCGACCTGCACCTGCTGGAGAAGCGGCAGAAGGAGCAGGAGGACAAGGCCAAGGAGTGGATGCGCAAGGCCGAGCTGGCCGTGGACAAGAAGCAGGACGACCTGGCGCGCGCCGCCCTGGAACGCCACAAGAGTTGCCTGCAAATGGCGGAGAGCTTCACCGAGCAGATCGCCGACCAGCGGGGCCAGGTGGAGAGCCTGAAGTCGGCGCTCAACAGCCTGGAGCAGAAGATGGCGGAAGCGGAGTCGAAGAGCCAACTGCTGATCTCCAAGCAGCGCCGCGCCCGGGCCGCCACCCGCGCCGCCGACGCCCAGATGGCCATGGGAGACGGCTCCAACGTCGCCGCCTTCGACCGCATGAAGACCAAGGTGGCGCGCAACGAGGCCATCAGCGAGG
Coding sequences within it:
- a CDS encoding PspA/IM30 family protein, whose protein sequence is MALLERVSTLVRANLNDLIDKAEDPEKMIKQVILDMQNQLLQVKTQVAISIADLHLLEKRQKEQEDKAKEWMRKAELAVDKKQDDLARAALERHKSCLQMAESFTEQIADQRGQVESLKSALNSLEQKMAEAESKSQLLISKQRRARAATRAADAQMAMGDGSNVAAFDRMKTKVARNEAISEAKHELLGDDVEARLSKLEREDEIDKLLAEVKARRSDKTA
- a CDS encoding ABC transporter permease, whose protein sequence is MSDATGWQAAADNWHRAQRAARHNPLATAGVVLVLVFVACALFAPWLAPQDPASIDLPARLQRSSHAHWFGTDELGRDILSRVIYGARISMLVGSCVVAASLGIGLVVGSIAGYYGGRVDRLVNVVVMNAFLSFPGILLAIAFVAFLGPGIFNLILALSIGGWVGYARLVRAQVLAVKEREFVEAARALGAGDLRIIVRHILPNIIQPVIVQAAIGMAGAVLAEATMSFLGLGVPPPTASWGSMLNDGRSHLFDAPHLVLFPAGAVMLAVLSFNFIGDALRDLMDPRSRIEAGL
- a CDS encoding SPFH domain-containing protein yields the protein MQVAMSVWVIAGLSVAAVIFLMTVLTRLYRIVGPNRALVVTGFRRTRIISGGGTIVWPLVEQAQDLSLELMSFDVAPQQDFYTKQGVAVIVEAVAQIKIKSDPLSIRTAAEQFLTKTPPQREGLIRLVMEGHLRGIIGQLTVEEIVKQPEMVADRMRATCADDMNKMGLAVVSFTIKEVRDKNEYITNMGRPDVARIKRDADVATAEAERDTAIKRAVATREAAVARAQADQERVLAETLSQAKQAEATRDLEVKKAQYLEITKRQQAQADKSYEIQTQVMQQQLTAEQVKVQQIEKEQQVKVQEAEILRREKELIATVLKQAEIEKQRIMTLAEAERQRLTTEAEGRAASIRQQGEAEADIIFKKGDAEARAMNVKAEAFQEYNQAAVVDKLLTGLPDVVRALSEPLSKVDKITIVSTGNGSSAGAHKITGDVTQMAAQVPALFEALSGMKLGELMGKVRQIGEKAPKPDDDKPAQAKGAGK
- a CDS encoding helix-turn-helix transcriptional regulator, whose protein sequence is MKLGEKIRYLRAVEGTLRGLDREMTQQEVVRAIKKELKASLSQSYLSQIESGARPHLTNKTRLLLAKFFKVHPGYLVEDPEGYHSELISELRTVEDTLDLWLVSGAERFRRDPEVSQALLEIAKHHDSRRCLLLMKEILENPGLAERLLDVLRPELKAAAKGE
- a CDS encoding hemolysin family protein, translated to MVTLVLLRVAAVVLLVAANAFFVAAEFALVSLRDTRLQQLIEEKRLGARTVQKLQQNLDELLAAVQLGVTLASLGLGWIGEATVADLLMRAFSRVPYIQIYAHGIGIVFGFALITYVVVILGEVVPKTIALQRADRVALAVAGPMDVFVTVGRPFLRLLSRSASLVLLAFGAQQLREANVHSPEELKLMVTASRRLGMLPEIQEDMVHRSLELGNITVREIMVPRPQIFSLSAEMPVEEAVPRVVEQQYSRIPVFDPQQGPEQIVGVLYSKDLMRLMYASMNAGGLPAVLRGSTRLRHIMRDVLVVPETKAISDLLVDFKKHRRHLAVVVDEFGSTAGVVSVEDVLEQIVGEMEDEFDAQREAPARIGKAPVVLDGTSNIRDLDLQYDLELPRDQGFETLGGFVLAQLQRIPQGGEHFDYQGRRFTVLSMEGRRVGAVKVEPAQATTATDKRAS
- a CDS encoding ABC transporter permease; this encodes MLRYLLTRLLYTLPVIWLVVSVVFLLIHLVPGDPVQQMLGEGAASADIAAARHAYGLDVPIGKQYLNYWKGVLSGNLGQSIRFNQNVATLIRQRYPFTLRLTIASLLVALVLSIPAGVHSARHRNRWGDRLLSFVSLLGLSFPNFALGPVLILFFAIYLGLLPVSGAGTWLHLVLPAITMGAALAAILTRMVRTSMLEELGQDYVRTARAKGLPERSVVYRHALRNAMVPVLTVVGLQFGALLAGAIVTETIFSWPGIGRLTITAIANRDYYLVQGCILAIGLTYVAVNFLTDLLYSVVNPRIRQ